The Candidatus Polarisedimenticolia bacterium DNA segment GGGAGATGATCCCCTCCAGAGAGCGGAAGACGGCTCGCAGCAGCCGGTAGGGAGTCGCCTGTGGAGCCCCGGGCGGGGGAATACGCAGGCCCGGGAAGTACCGGGACAGATAGCCGTGCGATCGATGCACCAGCCGGTAGAAGGTGGCGCGGGAATCGGACCCTACGGCGAAACGGGAGGAAAAAGTCCCGTCTTCGCGCCGCGCCTCGGCGGTTTGCACCCGCCCCAGGACCGCTTCCGGGGGGACGGTTTCGCGCACGGCGTTGTTGTCCCCCTGGAACACCAGGGATTCCTTCCCATCGAGCCGGTTGCGCCAGACGAGACGATGGATGGTCAGGCTGCCGCCGTGCAGGAAGACCCCGATTTCACCGACCTGCAGGTCGCTGCCCGGCATCGCCTGCACTTGAAGGCGCCATCCATCCCGCAGCGTCGGGTTCATGCTCGCGCCGCGCACCGTGATGCTGCCGGAGCCCTGCGACCGCAGGGTCTCCACGAGCAGGAGCAATCCAGGGGAGGGCGAGGGCTCCATCTCAGCGCACCGAGAAGCGGACTTCGGAGTCGGCCTGGCGTCCCGTGACGCGATCCGTCGCCGTGACCTGGAGCTTGAAATCGCCGGCCGGCCAGCCGGTGAGAGGAAATGAATAGCCATGAACCAGGCCGGGCTGGTCGGTAAATGTCAGCGGCCTTCCCAGCGGGGTGAAGGTCAACTCTCCCGACTTCTGGACTTTTTCCGCCACCAGGAAGCGATAGGACAGATCCAGGCGCGCCTCTCCGCTCTGCGGATCCGTGGCGGCGTGATACACCTGGAAATAATAAGCCAGCTCCGAGCCGGCCTTGTAGACCGGCTCCATCTTGGGGATCACCAGAAGCCTTCCGACCAGGAAGGGAGGGTCCCCGGTGGAGGGGCCT contains these protein-coding regions:
- a CDS encoding S24 family peptidase, with protein sequence MEPSPSPGLLLLVETLRSQGSGSITVRGASMNPTLRDGWRLQVQAMPGSDLQVGEIGVFLHGGSLTIHRLVWRNRLDGKESLVFQGDNNAVRETVPPEAVLGRVQTAEARREDGTFSSRFAVGSDSRATFYRLVHRSHGYLSRYFPGLRIPPPGAPQATPYRLLRAVFRSLEGIISPRPRR